Proteins from a single region of Amycolatopsis sp. CA-230715:
- a CDS encoding alpha/beta fold hydrolase — MNSDVSTGACVVEDAELHVRQQGDGAPLLLVPGGLGAADSYRALAKRLSADHTVLTYDRRGHFRSTDDSTGPIPVARHAADARAVIDYFGFGEVTVFGSSAGAVIALDLAARYPETVSALIAHEPPVVGLLPDAEDWFADAEAQVKLARSGDVLGAFTRFVSTIAGAALPDLRAVRLPNEAEWALLFDRELLEFYHYLPDLPALRKSWVDVTLAAGEGSRGHFHYSPARVLALELGLPFAELPGAHLAPQRNPAQFADALRRLLP, encoded by the coding sequence ATGAACTCCGACGTGTCGACGGGTGCCTGCGTTGTCGAGGACGCGGAGCTGCACGTTCGCCAGCAGGGTGACGGCGCGCCGCTGCTGCTGGTCCCCGGCGGGCTCGGCGCGGCGGACTCCTACCGCGCGCTCGCGAAGCGGCTGAGCGCCGACCACACCGTGCTGACCTACGACCGGCGCGGCCACTTCCGCAGCACCGACGACTCGACCGGCCCGATCCCGGTGGCAAGGCACGCCGCCGACGCGCGCGCGGTGATCGACTACTTCGGGTTCGGCGAGGTCACCGTGTTCGGCAGCAGCGCGGGCGCGGTGATCGCGCTCGACCTCGCGGCGCGCTACCCGGAAACGGTGTCCGCGCTGATCGCCCACGAACCGCCGGTGGTGGGCCTGCTGCCGGACGCGGAGGACTGGTTCGCCGACGCCGAGGCGCAGGTGAAGCTGGCGCGCTCCGGTGACGTGCTGGGCGCGTTCACGCGGTTCGTGAGCACGATCGCCGGCGCCGCGCTGCCCGATCTCCGCGCTGTCCGGCTGCCGAACGAAGCGGAATGGGCGCTGCTGTTCGACCGCGAGCTCCTGGAGTTCTACCACTACCTGCCGGATCTCCCGGCGCTGCGGAAGTCGTGGGTGGACGTCACGCTCGCCGCGGGCGAGGGCAGCAGGGGCCACTTCCACTACTCCCCCGCCCGCGTGCTGGCGCTCGAACTCGGCCTCCCGTTCGCGGAGCTGCCCGGCGCGCACCTCGCCCCGCAGCGCAACCCCGCCCAGTTCGCCGACGCGCTGCGACGCCTGCTGCCGTGA
- a CDS encoding citrate/2-methylcitrate synthase, which produces MSVTVDGPVEVPPGLRNVVVTTTELGDVRGREGFYHYRQYSAIDLAKSKTFEDVWFFFLEGRLPSEAERAEFVREVAPLRHLPDEVRAALPNIALAGDAFNPLAGLRTALSLLAAARGLPPLWDADPARRKADAMLVCAVTPTILAALHRIRHGEEPLEPRAELSAAANWLYLVTGEEPDPAKASALEHYLVATIDHGFNASTFTARVVASTGADVVSAIAAAIGAFSGPLHGGAPDRALASIDEIGTPDRIDGWVRGKVRSGEKIMGFGHAVYRTEDPRSLMLRDIALGLGGDLAEFAATVERRVVEILAEEKPGRELHANVEFYAGVVMERCGIPRSMFTPTFAVSRVIGWCANVLEQAEDPKMIRPAARYVGPPAPEPLRG; this is translated from the coding sequence ATGTCAGTCACCGTGGACGGGCCGGTCGAGGTCCCACCAGGACTCCGCAACGTCGTCGTCACCACCACCGAACTGGGCGACGTGCGCGGCCGTGAAGGCTTTTACCACTACCGCCAGTACTCCGCGATCGACCTCGCGAAGTCGAAGACGTTCGAGGACGTCTGGTTCTTCTTCCTCGAAGGAAGGCTGCCCAGCGAGGCGGAACGCGCCGAGTTCGTCCGAGAGGTCGCGCCGCTGCGGCACCTGCCCGACGAGGTGCGCGCCGCACTGCCGAATATCGCGCTCGCCGGGGACGCGTTCAACCCGCTCGCGGGCCTGCGCACCGCGTTGTCGCTGCTGGCGGCCGCGCGCGGGCTCCCGCCGCTGTGGGACGCCGATCCGGCCCGGCGCAAGGCGGACGCGATGCTGGTGTGCGCCGTGACGCCGACGATTCTCGCCGCGCTGCACCGGATCCGCCACGGCGAAGAGCCGCTCGAACCGCGGGCCGAGCTGTCGGCCGCGGCGAACTGGCTGTACCTCGTGACCGGCGAGGAACCGGACCCGGCGAAGGCGAGCGCGCTCGAGCACTACCTGGTCGCCACGATCGACCACGGGTTCAACGCGTCGACCTTCACCGCGCGCGTGGTGGCCTCCACCGGTGCCGACGTGGTGTCCGCGATCGCGGCCGCGATCGGCGCGTTTTCGGGGCCGCTGCACGGCGGCGCGCCCGATCGCGCGCTGGCGAGCATCGACGAGATCGGCACCCCGGACCGGATCGACGGCTGGGTGCGGGGAAAGGTCCGCTCTGGCGAGAAGATCATGGGATTCGGGCACGCGGTCTACCGCACCGAGGACCCGCGTTCGCTGATGCTGCGGGACATCGCGCTCGGGCTCGGCGGTGACCTCGCCGAGTTCGCGGCGACCGTGGAGCGCCGCGTGGTGGAGATCCTCGCCGAGGAGAAGCCCGGCCGCGAACTGCACGCGAACGTCGAGTTCTACGCGGGCGTGGTGATGGAGCGCTGCGGGATCCCGAGGAGCATGTTCACCCCGACCTTCGCGGTGAGCAGGGTGATCGGCTGGTGCGCGAACGTACTGGAACAGGCGGAGGACCCGAAGATGATCCGCCCGGCCGCCCGCTACGTCGGCCCGCCCGCGCCGGAACCGCTTCGTGGGTGA
- a CDS encoding CoA-transferase subunit beta: MSVTRMEVAVAACADLFRDNGEIVASPMGLIPSLGAKLARLTFAPDLLLSDGEAYLLDENGVTEGWQPFRKVLDTVVPGGKRHVVMGANQIDRHGNQNISAIGPHGKPRKQLLGVRGGPGNTVNHRTSYWVPRHSTRVFVDEVDVVSGVGRARAIAAGAGRFHDVHRVVTNLGVLAFGDRASLVSVHPGVTVEEVRAATSFELDTGGTGETRVPDDEELRLIRTVLDPESLRDKG; the protein is encoded by the coding sequence ATGAGCGTGACACGCATGGAGGTCGCGGTGGCCGCGTGCGCCGATCTCTTCCGCGACAACGGCGAGATCGTGGCGAGCCCGATGGGGCTGATCCCCTCGCTGGGCGCGAAGCTGGCGCGCCTGACCTTCGCCCCGGATCTGCTGCTCTCCGACGGTGAGGCGTACCTGCTGGACGAGAACGGGGTGACCGAAGGCTGGCAGCCGTTCCGCAAGGTGCTCGACACCGTGGTGCCCGGCGGCAAGCGGCACGTGGTGATGGGCGCGAACCAGATCGACCGGCACGGCAACCAGAACATCTCCGCGATCGGGCCGCACGGCAAACCGCGCAAGCAACTGCTCGGGGTGCGAGGCGGGCCGGGCAACACCGTCAACCACCGCACCAGCTACTGGGTGCCGCGGCACAGCACGAGGGTGTTCGTCGACGAGGTGGACGTGGTGTCCGGGGTCGGCCGCGCCCGCGCGATCGCGGCCGGGGCAGGCCGCTTCCACGACGTGCACCGCGTGGTGACGAACCTCGGCGTGCTCGCCTTCGGCGACCGGGCGAGCCTGGTGTCGGTGCATCCCGGCGTCACCGTCGAGGAGGTGCGCGCGGCGACCTCGTTCGAACTCGACACCGGCGGCACCGGCGAAACCCGCGTTCCCGATGACGAGGAGCTGCGTCTCATCCGGACGGTGCTCGACCCGGAATCCTTGCGGGACAAGGGATGA
- a CDS encoding NAD(P)H-dependent flavin oxidoreductase: protein MKTTLTELTGVAHPIVQTGMGWVAGPRLVAATAEAGALGILASATMTYDELARAITETRARTSRPFGVNLRADADDAEDRVALLIREGVRVASFALAPRKEMIARLKDAGVVVIPSVGAARHAEKVAGWGADAVIVQGGEGGGHTGGVATTLLLPSVLDAVDIPVVAAGGFFDGRGLAAALAYGAAGIAMGTRFLLTAESTVPEAVKRAYLARGLTDTVVTRKVDGLPHRVLRTELVDSLERSGSATGLLRAVRNAVRFRALTGVSWRALAREGLAMRRGGERSLAQVVMAANTPMLLRAGLVDGDTGAGVLASGQVVGLLDDLPTVREVVESVAADAKSIIQGLGGAHDCA from the coding sequence ATGAAGACCACACTGACCGAACTGACCGGGGTCGCGCACCCGATCGTGCAGACCGGGATGGGCTGGGTCGCCGGGCCCCGCCTCGTCGCCGCGACGGCCGAAGCGGGCGCACTGGGCATCCTCGCGTCGGCGACGATGACCTACGACGAACTGGCCCGCGCGATCACGGAAACCCGGGCGCGCACGTCCCGGCCGTTCGGGGTGAACCTGCGCGCCGACGCCGACGACGCGGAGGACCGGGTCGCGCTGCTCATCCGCGAAGGCGTGCGGGTGGCCTCGTTCGCGCTGGCGCCGCGCAAGGAGATGATCGCGCGGCTGAAGGACGCCGGGGTGGTGGTGATCCCGTCCGTCGGCGCCGCCCGGCACGCCGAGAAGGTCGCGGGCTGGGGCGCGGACGCCGTCATCGTGCAGGGCGGCGAGGGCGGCGGGCACACCGGCGGCGTGGCGACCACGCTGCTGCTGCCGTCGGTGCTGGACGCGGTGGACATCCCGGTGGTGGCCGCGGGCGGCTTCTTCGACGGGCGCGGGCTCGCCGCCGCGCTCGCCTACGGCGCGGCCGGGATCGCGATGGGCACCCGGTTCCTGCTCACCGCCGAGAGCACCGTGCCCGAGGCGGTGAAACGCGCGTACCTCGCCCGCGGGCTCACCGACACCGTGGTGACGAGGAAGGTCGACGGCCTTCCGCACCGGGTGCTGCGCACCGAGCTCGTCGACTCGCTCGAACGGTCGGGATCCGCCACCGGGTTGCTCCGCGCGGTGCGCAACGCGGTCCGGTTCCGGGCGCTGACCGGGGTTTCGTGGCGCGCGCTGGCGCGCGAAGGCCTCGCGATGCGCCGCGGCGGCGAGCGGTCGCTGGCACAGGTGGTGATGGCGGCGAACACCCCGATGCTGCTGCGGGCCGGGCTCGTCGACGGCGACACCGGCGCGGGCGTGCTCGCCTCCGGTCAGGTCGTCGGCCTGCTCGACGACCTGCCGACGGTGCGCGAAGTGGTGGAAAGCGTTGCCGCGGACGCGAAGTCGATCATCCAGGGACTCGGCGGTGCGCACGACTGTGCTTGA
- a CDS encoding citrate/2-methylcitrate synthase produces the protein MATSSDERYLTTAEVARRLGVKAETVYTYVSRGLLTSVRAKGRRGSLFPLGEVDRLAERGSEGHQPSGSVERIRTRLTRIDGDELAYRGHRVRELVGAHGFEAVVSLLWTEELAARPPFPAPADEVALARAVGAALPKTASLTDRLRVAVAALGSADPLRFDVSAEAVTAAAGPLLGVLVDALPGETASGTLAERLWPKVSAHSPRPELLDAVLVLLADHGLAVSTIAARVAASARANLYAVVSAGLGAVDGPYHGAASTLAYRFLGEAMRDPIGALSEYLRAGGVPGFGHRVYQRRDPRAEVLFGLLGDAPVLETVEIVSRELAKRGGAFPNVDLALAAVLHTHGMAAEAGEAIFAIARIAGWTAHALEEYAEPRLRFRPLGVYTGPS, from the coding sequence GTGGCCACCTCCAGTGACGAGCGTTACCTGACCACCGCCGAGGTCGCGCGCCGCCTCGGCGTCAAGGCGGAAACCGTCTACACCTACGTCAGCCGCGGCTTGCTCACCAGCGTCCGCGCGAAGGGACGGCGCGGCAGCCTGTTCCCGCTCGGCGAGGTCGACCGGCTCGCCGAGCGGGGGAGCGAGGGGCACCAGCCCTCCGGCTCGGTCGAACGCATCCGCACCAGGCTGACCAGGATCGACGGCGACGAACTCGCCTACCGAGGGCACCGCGTGCGAGAACTGGTGGGAGCACACGGTTTCGAAGCCGTGGTGAGTCTGCTGTGGACGGAAGAGCTGGCGGCACGGCCGCCGTTCCCCGCGCCGGCGGACGAGGTCGCGCTGGCGCGGGCGGTGGGTGCGGCGCTGCCGAAAACGGCGTCGCTGACCGACCGGCTCCGGGTGGCGGTGGCCGCGCTCGGCTCGGCGGACCCGCTGCGCTTCGACGTCTCGGCCGAGGCGGTGACGGCCGCGGCCGGACCGCTGCTCGGGGTCCTCGTGGACGCGCTCCCCGGCGAGACCGCGTCCGGCACGCTCGCGGAACGGTTGTGGCCCAAGGTTTCCGCGCATTCCCCGCGACCGGAGCTGCTCGACGCCGTGCTGGTACTGCTCGCCGATCACGGGCTCGCGGTGTCCACGATCGCGGCCCGCGTGGCGGCGAGCGCCCGCGCGAACCTGTACGCGGTGGTGTCGGCGGGGCTGGGCGCCGTGGACGGGCCGTACCACGGCGCCGCGAGCACGCTCGCGTACCGGTTCCTCGGCGAGGCCATGCGCGATCCGATCGGCGCGCTGTCGGAGTACCTGCGCGCGGGCGGCGTGCCGGGGTTCGGCCACCGCGTGTACCAGCGCCGGGACCCGCGCGCGGAAGTCCTTTTCGGACTGTTGGGCGACGCGCCGGTGCTCGAAACCGTCGAGATCGTCTCGCGGGAGCTGGCGAAACGGGGTGGTGCGTTCCCGAACGTCGACCTCGCGTTGGCCGCGGTGCTGCACACCCACGGCATGGCCGCCGAAGCGGGCGAGGCGATCTTCGCGATCGCGCGCATCGCGGGCTGGACCGCGCACGCGCTCGAAGAGTACGCCGAACCGCGCCTGCGCTTCCGCCCGCTCGGCGTCTACACCGGACCGTCCTAG